The stretch of DNA GCCAGCCAAGTAAGGCACCCGTAATGGAACTGGCGAGGAAACCCGGAACAAATGCAAATGCGCCGGTTTTTTGTCCCATAAGTAAATTAGCAATCGGAACGGATAGCAGGGAACCCAGCACGCCGGTGCCGATCATCTCGCCAATCGCCGCTGCACCCTTCCGGCGGAAGAGGCGATAAAACAACCCGGCAAACAAAGCACCTATCATCCCTCCCGGAAAAGCCAGCAAACTCCCAAGCCCCAGCATATTGCGAACAAGCCCGATAAGGAAGGCGACAACTACAGCAGGCCCAGGACCAAGCAGAACAGCAGCAATGACATTCACTGCGTGCTGTACAGGAAAAGCACGGGCAGCCCCTGTTGGGAACCAGATGAATTGTGCACCGAGCACGCCGATTGCAGCGAGGATGGCCATGAGGGTCAGTTTTTTGGTTTTCAATTCTATCCACCTCGTTATTTCTAAAAAGTACTGCTGTCATTATAAATTTAATTACAGGTTTCTGGAAGAGATGTATATATACGAGGGGGATTTGTGCAGGGAGGGATGTATGGCATATTTACCAATTGCCATTCCAAGAGTTCCTCTTACAGTGGCAATAACATATGCTGACAGCAGCGAATATATCTGGAGGTGCAAAAATTGACTCCTTTGAATAATGGAGACGGATGCAGCGGCAGAGGAACATACTATCCAAATATGTTCAATGCCAATGCAACAGGAGCAACAGGCGTTACCGGCCCAACCGGTCCGACAGGGGAACAGGGTGTAGGGCTGCAAGGGGTCGTACCATTCAATGCTGCAGCTGCCCCTTCCTATCCAGTTTGGCAGATTGTCACATATAACGGCAGTCTTTATATATCGAATGTGGCATCCCCCAGCGGGATTCCAGACAGCTCCCCTGACTATACAATGTTAGCAGCTGCAGGAGCTACAGGCATACCAGGTCCGATTGGGCCTACCGGTGCAACGGGTGCGACGGGAATTGGATTAGGCGGTGTACTGCCATTCGATCCAGCAGCAGCGCCATTTTATACAGCGGATCAAGTGGTCGGTTATGGCGGCGGTTTGTACATCAGTGAAGTGGCATCTCCTGTTGGAATACCAGGAACTTAGCCAGACTATAGCACGCTTTTGGCTGGGATAACTGGAGCCATGGGGGTAACAGGGAATACTGGTGCAATAGGAGTCGGATTGACTGGAGTGGTAGCGTTTGATGCTCAGCCACACCTTTTTATGAAGGTAATGTGATCGTAAACTTAACTGCCGGGAATACAGATGCTTTGCAGCTATTTGGTTTAGCGGGCACTGCCATACTGAACGGCGGGCGGTTCCATCGGAGCATCCCTTACCGTCACCCGCTTAAGCTAAAAAAAAAGAGGTGCCCCAACTCGGCGGCACCTCTATTTCTTTTGTTTTCGTATGACATCATTAATCCGCATCATGGTCTCTGTCATTTGATGCAATTCTTCAAGGTCGATTTTGGAATAATATTTATCGATGAGTATCTCGTCCAATTGTTTGAGGCTTTCCATATACTCTCGTCCTTTGGTTCCGAGAGCCAGAAAGTATTCCCGCTTATTCGTGGGATTGGCTTGCTTCGTAATCATTTCTCTTTTCTCCAATTTGGATAGCACTTGGCTTACAGCACTTTTGGAGATGCCGAAATCTGCTGCGATATCATTGGCGGTGGTTTGGTCGTTCTTCTGGATATAAGACAGCATGTATTCCTGTTGGACGGTCAAATCCAGCTCATCTAGTTTCTTGGTTTCTTGAGAGATCAGGATGCCGAACTCCTCATATGCTTCATTCATTCTTCGGATGACTTCCTTATATGAATGGTCCATGTTCATCGTTCCTTCCAAAACTGCTTCTTTATTGCATATTACGCCATTTCTTAGCTTTTGCAAATACCAAGACTGCCATAAGCAATCCGGTTCCGGCGAATGCGGCAAGCAGAATCCTTGCCGAGAGGCCGATGGACATCAAAGAACTGAACAAAGTTTGGGAGATTGGATCGAATGCCGTGGAAGCCAAAAATACAATACTCATGACCCGTCCCATCATTGCGGGGTCCGTTTTTTCCTGAATGATGACATCGGTCGGGATGTACGTAATGAAGCCGAAGAATCCGATCATTGCTGCAACAGGAATCAGCCAATGCAAACTTGGAATCTGACTGAAGATCCCAAGAGATAAAACGCTGACAATCAGGAACAAGAGCACTAGTCTTCCGCGATTCTTTTTTAGTGTGAAGAAAAGCAGGAAGATAGTGGCTGCTAGGGAGCCGACAGAGAAACCAGCCTCTAAAAAGCTAAGATCCAGAGCGCTGCCGCCCAGCTCTTCCGCAAGTATTGGCAAGCTCAGGAACATCGGGCCGAATACAAAGAAATTCACAATGATGATGATGCTGATGGCAGATATATAGATGGAAGAAGAACGCAAGTAACGATAGCCTTCTTTGAACTCCGTCATAAAAGACGTAGTTTCTTTGTATTTATCTGGCTTGGCATCCTTGATAAATGCAGGGAATACGAAGCATGCGCCTATGACCGTAGCAGCAATGCTGACCGCAAAAGTAGCACTGAAATCATAATAGTGCAGGATGGCGCCTGCAGCAATCGGGCCGATCAAATATAACAGTTCCTGGGAACTGTGAATGAGTGTATTGGCAGGTTGCAGCTCTTTTTGGGTCACAATGCTGGGAATCAAGGACGAAAGAGCAGGAAAGAAAAATCCATCCAAGCAGCCGATGAAAAATGAAACAACCAGCAATAACGCAATCGTCAGGGAATCGTGAGCAAGCCCCCAAAGCAGGACACCGATCAACAGACCCTGCAGCAATTGGGTGCTGAACAGGATCTTTGATTTCTGGATGCGATCAGCGAGTACACCGCCAATTATCATCGTGATCATACGCGGTATGGAAGCAGCCGCCATGACCAATCCGAGGTATTGGGGATGATGTAAAACATCGACGACGTACCAGGATACGGTGATCATATACATGGAAAAACTCAAAACCGAGAAAAGTTCTGAGAAAAGCAGACAGCTGAATTGTTTATTTGTGAATAATGCCTTCATCATAAACACCTCATAAATTAAGTTAACTAAACTAAACTATATATACTTCTTTACTTATTGTCAACAGAGTACTATTTGTTTGGTATATACTGGATGAAAATGAAGGGAGTACAAGTGGCCTACGCATTGATCCATCATGAAGAAACAAAGGAAGTACTTATGGTTCATAACAAAAAGAACGGCAGCTGGACATTGCCGGGAGGCTTAGTCGAGCAAGGTGAGTCGCTTGCCGAAGCTGCGGTGCGGGAGGCGAAGGAAGAAACTGGGCTGGTCGTAGAAGTAACCACCATCCTTGCAGTGAAAGAGGCAAAGCTGCAAGCCAGGGATGAGCATGCTATCTTTGTGACATTCAATGCCAGGCCGATCAGTGAAGAAATTCGGATACAGGATACGGAAAAAATAGCTGAGGATGTATGGATATCTTGTGCATGAAGATGAAATGAGTTTTGGTTTCCTCCTCATCATGGG from Terribacillus sp. FSL K6-0262 encodes:
- the thiW gene encoding energy coupling factor transporter S component ThiW, giving the protein MKTKKLTLMAILAAIGVLGAQFIWFPTGAARAFPVQHAVNVIAAVLLGPGPAVVVAFLIGLVRNMLGLGSLLAFPGGMIGALFAGLFYRLFRRKGAAAIGEMIGTGVLGSLLSVPIANLLMGQKTGAFAFVPGFLASSITGALLGWLIIRRVKTPKQNKHKSGS
- a CDS encoding MarR family transcriptional regulator, translating into MDHSYKEVIRRMNEAYEEFGILISQETKKLDELDLTVQQEYMLSYIQKNDQTTANDIAADFGISKSAVSQVLSKLEKREMITKQANPTNKREYFLALGTKGREYMESLKQLDEILIDKYYSKIDLEELHQMTETMMRINDVIRKQKK
- a CDS encoding MFS transporter, which codes for MMKALFTNKQFSCLLFSELFSVLSFSMYMITVSWYVVDVLHHPQYLGLVMAAASIPRMITMIIGGVLADRIQKSKILFSTQLLQGLLIGVLLWGLAHDSLTIALLLVVSFFIGCLDGFFFPALSSLIPSIVTQKELQPANTLIHSSQELLYLIGPIAAGAILHYYDFSATFAVSIAATVIGACFVFPAFIKDAKPDKYKETTSFMTEFKEGYRYLRSSSIYISAISIIIIVNFFVFGPMFLSLPILAEELGGSALDLSFLEAGFSVGSLAATIFLLFFTLKKNRGRLVLLFLIVSVLSLGIFSQIPSLHWLIPVAAMIGFFGFITYIPTDVIIQEKTDPAMMGRVMSIVFLASTAFDPISQTLFSSLMSIGLSARILLAAFAGTGLLMAVLVFAKAKKWRNMQ
- a CDS encoding NUDIX hydrolase, with translation MAYALIHHEETKEVLMVHNKKNGSWTLPGGLVEQGESLAEAAVREAKEETGLVVEVTTILAVKEAKLQARDEHAIFVTFNARPISEEIRIQDTEKIAEDVWISCA